A DNA window from Vigna angularis cultivar LongXiaoDou No.4 chromosome 1, ASM1680809v1, whole genome shotgun sequence contains the following coding sequences:
- the LOC108336737 gene encoding auxin response factor 19 isoform X1 translates to MKVPSNGFLPNSGEAGERKPINSELWHACAGPLVSLPPVGSLVVYFPQGHSEQVAASMQKETDFIPSYPNLPSKLICMLHNVALHADPETDEVYAQMTLQPVNKYEKEAILASDMGLKQNRQPTEFFCKTLTASDTSTHGGFSVPRRAAEKIFPTLDYSMQPPAQELVAKDLHDSTWPFRHIYRGQPKRHLLTTGWSVFVSTKRLLAGDSVLFIRDEKKHLLLGIRRANRQQPALSSSVISSDSMHIGILAAAAHAAANNSPFTIFYNPRASPSEFVVPLAKYNKAMYTQVSLGMRFRMMFETEESGVRRYMGTITGISDLDPVRWKNSQWRNIQVGWDESTAGERPSRVSIWEIEPVVTPFYICPPPFFRPKFPRQPGMPDEESDMENAFKRGMPWLGEEFGMKDASSSIFPGFSLVQWMSMQPNNQLSATQSGCFPSMLPSNTLQGNLGTEDPSKLLSFQPPVLSSPTLQLNKPNLPNQINQLQQSPVSWPQQQQLQQQQQQLQQQQQLQQQQLQSLLQIPMNHLQQQRQQQLPEPQNLPLLQQMPQQLGQQPQKPQQPSQHATLMNNGVVSSNQITGQFVQPPMAYGQLQQQQLLSGGIQTQQGIQSASKNTFPLTSLPHDSQFQQQLDQQANLLRQQQQQTQLQQSPLQLLQQNLPQIASQQQPPATQMLQQNPSEQQLHLQLLQKLQHQQQQLLSTSTPLLQSQLLPQQNPHQQNQQLPLPPPPISHHQPQQLANNVCSTEKLLNSNNFSSSSLMQSQQNPMSQSQNTQKSLTTTRAPSTLTDGDAPSCSTSPSTNNCQVSPPNLLKRNQQLPAPLGGSLMVEPTSNLLQDLHSKPDMQNKHELLNLKGPDQLKYKGAITDQLEASSSGTSYCLDPGNVQQNLPLSNFCMEGDAQSHPRNSLPFDTNLDDLTPDTMLLRGYDSSKDLQNLLSNYGGAPRDIETELSTADISSQSFGVPNMPFKPGCSSDVVINETGVLNNSGLRGNQPPRMRTYTKVQKRGSVGRCIDVTRYRGYDELRHDLAKMFGIEGQLDPQRTDWKLVYVDHENDILLVGDDPWDEFVSCVQSIKILSHSEVQQMSLDGDLGGNVPIPNQACSGTESGNAWRGQYEDNSAASFNR, encoded by the exons ATGAAGGTTCCATCCAATGGTTTCTTGCCTAATTCTGGCGAAG CAGGGGAAAGGAAGCCGATCAATTCAGAGTTATGGCATGCTTGTGCTGGACCTCTGGTGTCTTTGCCTCCTGTTGGAAGTCTTGTGGTGTACTTCCCCCAAGGACACAGCGAACAA GTTGCAGCTTCCATGCAAAAGGAGACTGACTTCATTCCCAGTTACCCTAACCTTCCCTCCAAGTTGATTTGCATGCTTCACAATGTTGCATTGCAT GCTGATCCTGAAACTGATGAGGTCTATGCACAGATGACTCTTCAACCTGTAAACAAA TATGAGAAAGAAGCAATACTGGCATCAGACATGGGTCTCAAACAAAACCGGCAGCCTACTGAGTTCTTCTGCAAAACACTTACAGCTAGTGACACCAGCACTCATGGTGGATTTTCTGTGCCACGTAGAGCAGCTGAGAAAATATTCCCGACTTTG GATTATTCAATGCAGCCTCCAGCTCAGGAGCTTGTAGCCAAGGATTTGCATGATAGTACATGGCCATTTAGACATATTTATAGAG GACAACCAAAGAGGCATCTATTAACTACTGGTTGGAGTGTATTTGTCAGCACAAAAAGACTGCTTGCAGGAGATTCTGTTCTTTTTATCAG AGATGAAAAGAAGCATCTTCTTTTAGGTATAAGGCGTGCTAACAGACAGCAACCAGCACTCTCTTCATCAGTAATATCCAGTGACAGCATGCATATTGGCATCCTTGCTGCTGCTGCTCATGCTGCTGCAAACAACAGCCCTTTTACTATATTTTACAATCCAAG GGCTAGCCCCTCTGAATTTGTTGTTCCACTGGCCAAGTACAACAAAGCCATGTACACTCAAGTTTCTCTTGGAATGAGATTTAGAATGATGTTTGAAACTGAGGAATCTGGAGTACGCAGATATATGGGGACAATAACTGGGATCAGCGACTTGGATCCTGTACGATGGAAGAACTCACAATGGCGAAACATTCAG GTTGGATGGGATGAATCAACAGCTGGTGAGCGCCCCAGTAGAGTTTCAATTTGGGAAATTGAACCAGTAGTTACTCCTTTCTATATTTGTCCACCTCCTTTTTTTAGGCCCAAGTTCCCCAGGCAACCAGGAATGCCAG ATGAAGAATCGGATATGGAAAATGCTTTCAAGAGAGGTATGCCCTGGCTTGGAGAGGAGTTTGGCATGAAGGATGCCTCTAGTTCAATCTTTCCTGGTTTTAGTTTAGTTCAGTGGATGAGCATGCAACCGAATAATCAGCTCTCAGCGACTCAATCAGGATGTTTCCCATCCATGCTTCCATCTAATACTCTTCAGGGTAACCTTGGCACCGAAGACCCATCCAAGTTATTGAGCTTTCAACCTCCTGTTCTCTCTTCCCCAACTCTTCAATTAAAcaaacccaatctgccaaatcaaATCAACCAGTTGCAACAGTCCCCAGTGTCATGGCCTCAGCAGCAACAGTTGCAGCAGCAACAGCAGCAGCtacagcaacaacaacagctGCAGCAGCAGCAACTACAGTCATTGTTGCAAATACCAATGAACCATCTCCAGCAACAGAGGCAACAGCAGCTGCCTGAGCCACAAAACCTGCCATTGCTGCAGCAAATGCCTCAACAGCTAGGACAGCAGCCCCAGAAACCGCAACAGCCAAGTCAGCATGCTACTCTTATGAATAATGGGGTAGTTTCTTCTAACCAGATTACAGGTCAGTTTGTACAACCACCAATGGCATATGGTCAGCTTCAGCAGCAACAATTACTCTCAGGAGGTATCCAAACCCAGCAAGGTATCCAATCAGCTAGTAAGAATACGTTCCCATTGACATCCTTACCACATGACTCGCAATTTCAGCAACAGTTAGACCAGCAAGCTAACCTACTGaggcaacaacaacaacagacACAATTGCAACAATCTCCACTGCAGTTGTTGCAACAAAACCTGCCACAGATTGCATCACAACAACAACCGCCTGCTACTCAAATGTTACAGCAAAATCCCTCAGAGCAACAACTCCACCTACAGTTGCTACAGAAATTGCAGCACCAACAACAGCAACTTCTTTCTACGTCCACCCCACTATTGCAGTCTCAGCTTCTACCGCAACAAAATCCTCACCAACAAAACCAGCAATTACCACTGCCCCCACCACCTATATCACATCATCAGCCTCAACAGCTTGCCAATAATGTATGTTCAACAGAGAAGCTTCTCAACAGCAACAActtctcttcttcatctcttaTGCAATCACAACAGAATCCTATGAGCCAATCCCAGAATACACAGAAATCACTTACCACCACCAGAGCTCCCTCTACACTAACAGATGGAGATGCCCCATCATGCTCAACTTCTCCATCTACTAATAACTGCCAGGTGTCTCCTCCAAACCTCCTGAAAAGAAATCAGCAACTACCGGCCCCATTAGGGGGGAGTTTGATGGTTGAGCCCACTAGTAATCTGTTACAGGATCTTCACAGTAAGCCTGACATGCAGAACAAACATGAGTTGCTCAATCTAAAAGGACCTGACCAGTTGAAGTATAAAGGGGCAATCACCGATCAGCTGGAAGCTTCTTCTTCTGGAACATCTTACTGCCTTGATCCTGGAAATGTCCAACAGAACTTGCCACTTTCGAACTTCTGCATGGAAGGGGATGCCCAATCACACCCAAGAAACAGTTTACCATTTGACACTAATCTGGATGATCTAACCCCTGATACCATGCTTTTAAGGGGATATGACTCTTCAAAAGATCTTCAAAATTTGTTGTCTAACTATGGTGGTGCTCCTAGAGACATTGAAACTGAGCTGTCAACTGCTGACATCAGCTCACAGTCGTTTGGAGTGCCAAACATGCCTTTCAAGCCCGGTTGCTCAAGTGATGTTGTCATCAACGAAACTGGTGTTCTGAATAATAGTGGCTTGCGGGGCAACCAACCTCCACGAATGCGAACATATACTAAG GTTCAAAAGCGTGGCTCTGTTGGAAGATGCATTGATGTTACCCGTTACAGGGGATATGATGAACTTCGGCATGATTTGGCTAAAATGTTTGGGATTGAAGGGCAGCTAGATCCTCAAAGGACTGACTGGAAATTAGTATATGTGGATCATGAAAATGACATCCTTCTTGTTGGTGATGACCCTTGGGA TGAATTCGTAAGCTGTGTGCAGAGCATAAAGATATTGTCTCATTCAGAAGTGCAGCAAATGAGCTTGGATGGGGATTTAGGTGGTAATGTTCCAATCCCTAATCAAGCTTGCAGTGGGACAGAGAGTGGCAATGCATGGAGGGGACAATATGAAGATAACTCAGCTGCCTCTTTTAATAGGTAA
- the LOC108336737 gene encoding auxin response factor 19 isoform X2: MKVPSNGFLPNSGEGERKPINSELWHACAGPLVSLPPVGSLVVYFPQGHSEQVAASMQKETDFIPSYPNLPSKLICMLHNVALHADPETDEVYAQMTLQPVNKYEKEAILASDMGLKQNRQPTEFFCKTLTASDTSTHGGFSVPRRAAEKIFPTLDYSMQPPAQELVAKDLHDSTWPFRHIYRGQPKRHLLTTGWSVFVSTKRLLAGDSVLFIRDEKKHLLLGIRRANRQQPALSSSVISSDSMHIGILAAAAHAAANNSPFTIFYNPRASPSEFVVPLAKYNKAMYTQVSLGMRFRMMFETEESGVRRYMGTITGISDLDPVRWKNSQWRNIQVGWDESTAGERPSRVSIWEIEPVVTPFYICPPPFFRPKFPRQPGMPDEESDMENAFKRGMPWLGEEFGMKDASSSIFPGFSLVQWMSMQPNNQLSATQSGCFPSMLPSNTLQGNLGTEDPSKLLSFQPPVLSSPTLQLNKPNLPNQINQLQQSPVSWPQQQQLQQQQQQLQQQQQLQQQQLQSLLQIPMNHLQQQRQQQLPEPQNLPLLQQMPQQLGQQPQKPQQPSQHATLMNNGVVSSNQITGQFVQPPMAYGQLQQQQLLSGGIQTQQGIQSASKNTFPLTSLPHDSQFQQQLDQQANLLRQQQQQTQLQQSPLQLLQQNLPQIASQQQPPATQMLQQNPSEQQLHLQLLQKLQHQQQQLLSTSTPLLQSQLLPQQNPHQQNQQLPLPPPPISHHQPQQLANNVCSTEKLLNSNNFSSSSLMQSQQNPMSQSQNTQKSLTTTRAPSTLTDGDAPSCSTSPSTNNCQVSPPNLLKRNQQLPAPLGGSLMVEPTSNLLQDLHSKPDMQNKHELLNLKGPDQLKYKGAITDQLEASSSGTSYCLDPGNVQQNLPLSNFCMEGDAQSHPRNSLPFDTNLDDLTPDTMLLRGYDSSKDLQNLLSNYGGAPRDIETELSTADISSQSFGVPNMPFKPGCSSDVVINETGVLNNSGLRGNQPPRMRTYTKVQKRGSVGRCIDVTRYRGYDELRHDLAKMFGIEGQLDPQRTDWKLVYVDHENDILLVGDDPWDEFVSCVQSIKILSHSEVQQMSLDGDLGGNVPIPNQACSGTESGNAWRGQYEDNSAASFNR; encoded by the exons ATGAAGGTTCCATCCAATGGTTTCTTGCCTAATTCTGGCGAAG GGGAAAGGAAGCCGATCAATTCAGAGTTATGGCATGCTTGTGCTGGACCTCTGGTGTCTTTGCCTCCTGTTGGAAGTCTTGTGGTGTACTTCCCCCAAGGACACAGCGAACAA GTTGCAGCTTCCATGCAAAAGGAGACTGACTTCATTCCCAGTTACCCTAACCTTCCCTCCAAGTTGATTTGCATGCTTCACAATGTTGCATTGCAT GCTGATCCTGAAACTGATGAGGTCTATGCACAGATGACTCTTCAACCTGTAAACAAA TATGAGAAAGAAGCAATACTGGCATCAGACATGGGTCTCAAACAAAACCGGCAGCCTACTGAGTTCTTCTGCAAAACACTTACAGCTAGTGACACCAGCACTCATGGTGGATTTTCTGTGCCACGTAGAGCAGCTGAGAAAATATTCCCGACTTTG GATTATTCAATGCAGCCTCCAGCTCAGGAGCTTGTAGCCAAGGATTTGCATGATAGTACATGGCCATTTAGACATATTTATAGAG GACAACCAAAGAGGCATCTATTAACTACTGGTTGGAGTGTATTTGTCAGCACAAAAAGACTGCTTGCAGGAGATTCTGTTCTTTTTATCAG AGATGAAAAGAAGCATCTTCTTTTAGGTATAAGGCGTGCTAACAGACAGCAACCAGCACTCTCTTCATCAGTAATATCCAGTGACAGCATGCATATTGGCATCCTTGCTGCTGCTGCTCATGCTGCTGCAAACAACAGCCCTTTTACTATATTTTACAATCCAAG GGCTAGCCCCTCTGAATTTGTTGTTCCACTGGCCAAGTACAACAAAGCCATGTACACTCAAGTTTCTCTTGGAATGAGATTTAGAATGATGTTTGAAACTGAGGAATCTGGAGTACGCAGATATATGGGGACAATAACTGGGATCAGCGACTTGGATCCTGTACGATGGAAGAACTCACAATGGCGAAACATTCAG GTTGGATGGGATGAATCAACAGCTGGTGAGCGCCCCAGTAGAGTTTCAATTTGGGAAATTGAACCAGTAGTTACTCCTTTCTATATTTGTCCACCTCCTTTTTTTAGGCCCAAGTTCCCCAGGCAACCAGGAATGCCAG ATGAAGAATCGGATATGGAAAATGCTTTCAAGAGAGGTATGCCCTGGCTTGGAGAGGAGTTTGGCATGAAGGATGCCTCTAGTTCAATCTTTCCTGGTTTTAGTTTAGTTCAGTGGATGAGCATGCAACCGAATAATCAGCTCTCAGCGACTCAATCAGGATGTTTCCCATCCATGCTTCCATCTAATACTCTTCAGGGTAACCTTGGCACCGAAGACCCATCCAAGTTATTGAGCTTTCAACCTCCTGTTCTCTCTTCCCCAACTCTTCAATTAAAcaaacccaatctgccaaatcaaATCAACCAGTTGCAACAGTCCCCAGTGTCATGGCCTCAGCAGCAACAGTTGCAGCAGCAACAGCAGCAGCtacagcaacaacaacagctGCAGCAGCAGCAACTACAGTCATTGTTGCAAATACCAATGAACCATCTCCAGCAACAGAGGCAACAGCAGCTGCCTGAGCCACAAAACCTGCCATTGCTGCAGCAAATGCCTCAACAGCTAGGACAGCAGCCCCAGAAACCGCAACAGCCAAGTCAGCATGCTACTCTTATGAATAATGGGGTAGTTTCTTCTAACCAGATTACAGGTCAGTTTGTACAACCACCAATGGCATATGGTCAGCTTCAGCAGCAACAATTACTCTCAGGAGGTATCCAAACCCAGCAAGGTATCCAATCAGCTAGTAAGAATACGTTCCCATTGACATCCTTACCACATGACTCGCAATTTCAGCAACAGTTAGACCAGCAAGCTAACCTACTGaggcaacaacaacaacagacACAATTGCAACAATCTCCACTGCAGTTGTTGCAACAAAACCTGCCACAGATTGCATCACAACAACAACCGCCTGCTACTCAAATGTTACAGCAAAATCCCTCAGAGCAACAACTCCACCTACAGTTGCTACAGAAATTGCAGCACCAACAACAGCAACTTCTTTCTACGTCCACCCCACTATTGCAGTCTCAGCTTCTACCGCAACAAAATCCTCACCAACAAAACCAGCAATTACCACTGCCCCCACCACCTATATCACATCATCAGCCTCAACAGCTTGCCAATAATGTATGTTCAACAGAGAAGCTTCTCAACAGCAACAActtctcttcttcatctcttaTGCAATCACAACAGAATCCTATGAGCCAATCCCAGAATACACAGAAATCACTTACCACCACCAGAGCTCCCTCTACACTAACAGATGGAGATGCCCCATCATGCTCAACTTCTCCATCTACTAATAACTGCCAGGTGTCTCCTCCAAACCTCCTGAAAAGAAATCAGCAACTACCGGCCCCATTAGGGGGGAGTTTGATGGTTGAGCCCACTAGTAATCTGTTACAGGATCTTCACAGTAAGCCTGACATGCAGAACAAACATGAGTTGCTCAATCTAAAAGGACCTGACCAGTTGAAGTATAAAGGGGCAATCACCGATCAGCTGGAAGCTTCTTCTTCTGGAACATCTTACTGCCTTGATCCTGGAAATGTCCAACAGAACTTGCCACTTTCGAACTTCTGCATGGAAGGGGATGCCCAATCACACCCAAGAAACAGTTTACCATTTGACACTAATCTGGATGATCTAACCCCTGATACCATGCTTTTAAGGGGATATGACTCTTCAAAAGATCTTCAAAATTTGTTGTCTAACTATGGTGGTGCTCCTAGAGACATTGAAACTGAGCTGTCAACTGCTGACATCAGCTCACAGTCGTTTGGAGTGCCAAACATGCCTTTCAAGCCCGGTTGCTCAAGTGATGTTGTCATCAACGAAACTGGTGTTCTGAATAATAGTGGCTTGCGGGGCAACCAACCTCCACGAATGCGAACATATACTAAG GTTCAAAAGCGTGGCTCTGTTGGAAGATGCATTGATGTTACCCGTTACAGGGGATATGATGAACTTCGGCATGATTTGGCTAAAATGTTTGGGATTGAAGGGCAGCTAGATCCTCAAAGGACTGACTGGAAATTAGTATATGTGGATCATGAAAATGACATCCTTCTTGTTGGTGATGACCCTTGGGA TGAATTCGTAAGCTGTGTGCAGAGCATAAAGATATTGTCTCATTCAGAAGTGCAGCAAATGAGCTTGGATGGGGATTTAGGTGGTAATGTTCCAATCCCTAATCAAGCTTGCAGTGGGACAGAGAGTGGCAATGCATGGAGGGGACAATATGAAGATAACTCAGCTGCCTCTTTTAATAGGTAA